A stretch of DNA from Skermanella mucosa:
GGTTGACCAGGCGGATCACGGGAGCCTCGCTCGCCAAGTCCTTCAGGTGCTCGACATCGAGCGCAAGGGTATCATCCTCGGTATCCGAGCAGTCTTCGTCGTTCGCCGCTGCGCCGGGCCGCGCATACAGCCGGTCGATCGCCCGCTCGAGTTCACTGGGTACCGCGACGCGCGGATCCACCGCGCACCGGGCGACGGTCCGCACCGCGTCGATGGCGAAGGCGTCGTGGGGATCGGCCATCGCCAGGATCAGGGTTTCACCGGCGAAAGCCAGCGGCAGGACGGCGGAATCGCGCAGAAAGCGCTGGCTGAGCTGATCCTCCAGGAGCGGCGCCTCGGGATAGTCCTGTTCGGCCACAAGCGGCAGGCCGCTGGTTTCGGCAATGGCCGAGGCCAGATCGCGTTCGGAGATCAGGCCCAACTTGACCAGGATGTGTCGGATCGGCTCGCCGCTGCTGGCACGGAGCCGAGAGACGCGCTCCAGGGATGCCCTGTCCAGCCGCCCGGTGCCAACCAGCATGTCAACCACCCGGTCATCGAGGATGGATTGTTTCTGCGCCGCCAGAGACATGACGTCCCCTGTCGTTCTTGTTCTTCGTTTCCCCGGTCGGGCGCGCATCGACCGCAAGCGAAACGCAGCGCTCCCGTTTTCCGAACAGGGTAGAAGGAACTCCCGCGCATTGCTACGCGCTGCACGGAATACCTCCAACGTCGGGAGTCATCCGGCGGGACTCGTACCCTCGGTGTCAGCCGATCTGCAGGGGTCCGTGCAGCCAGACGATCCAGAACCCGAGCGCGAGATAGGGGCCGAAGGCGATCGGAGCATCCCCGGTGCCGCAGCACCGGCTGCAGGAGGAAACAAAACTGACGGAAAGCGCCGTGACCGCGGCGATCAGGACCACGCTGGGCAGGCCGGCCCACCCGACCCAGGCGCCGGCGGCGGCCAGCAGCTTCGCGTCGCCGAGGCCGATCCCCTCGCGCCCCCGCAGCATCCGGTAAATCCGGCGGATGGCGGACACGCTGGCGTATCCGGCGACGACCCCGATCCCTTGCGCCGTGACCGCGCCGGTCGTCAGCCACGACACCACCAGCCCGGCCGGAACCAGCGGCAGGATCAGAGGGTCCGGCAGCCAGTAATGCCTCAGGTCGCTCATGGCCGCCGCGATCAGAACCCATCCAAGCGCGCAGCCGGCCCAGGAGAGCGGTTCCGGAAGGACGGCGCAGGACCAGAAAGCGGCTCCAAGGGAGGCGGCGGCTGCGCTGGCGAAGGATCGATCCGGGGGATCGTTCGGACTCCGATCATCGGTCGGCAGCTGTCCGAGCCCCACGGAAATCAGGCCGCCGGCCGTCAGGGAAAGGGCAATGATTGTGAGATACATGCCTGCCGAAAAGGTCATGCCGTTTGCTTGTTCATGCGGTTCCTCACCCGTTCCGGGTCGGCACGATGGGACGGCCTGTGGTCCACCCCAGGACGCGGTAGGGCAGTTCCGGATCCCGGGAGCAGTATATCCGGGCGACACGGACATACCGGCCACCGCCTGGCGTGGCGGCCTGGGCCCGTATGACGAAGACCTCCCGCTCCGAGGGTGCAATCCGTTCCCTGGTCGCGGAGCCCCGTCCCCGCAAGTCGCGCCCATATCCCGTGTCGCCATTTCTCAAGGCATTTTCCGAAGGTGCCTCGCGGGCCGGGCGGGGGTCAGCCGTCAGGATGCGATCGAGTTCGGCGCGCATGAAGCCCGTGACAGCGTAAACGACCTCGTCCGACGCCACATCCGGATCAAGCCGCGAGAGACGACTGTCCGCGGTGACATATGGCAGTATGCGCCGATACACCGCAGGCGTTATTCCGTCGACTTGCTGGAGTTCCTCCACGACGTCGAAGAACCTGTTTCCAGACGCCCCCGGATCGCCCATACCGGGGGCGGCCTGGGCCCAAGCTGTCGACGACCCGGGGCCAGGACGCCGGAACGACGTGATAGCTCTTGCCAGAAGGACTCCCTCTGCGGGCGTCATTCCGGTCGCGGTCATCAATCGGGCGAGTTCTTCCGCGGTGGCATAGTTGAGGTTCAGCAGACCGGCTTCATCCTGAACCGACAGGACGACCGTGCCGCCGCCGACGGGAATATCGAACGGCGTGCCGTCCTCAGGCAGGATCCTGACCCCCTGCGGGTCGAGCAGCGCCAGGATGGCGAGGTGAACGCCAGCGTCGGCGGTGGCTTCGGCCTGCGCCGAGATCAGGTGATTGCGCGCCAAGGCGACACTGGTTCTGGAGTTTGTTGTTGCATTGGTGGCGATCAAGGCCAGCAGCATTATGGTCCATAGAACGCTCAGCAGCGCCATGCCGCGCTGGGACTCGCGTCGCGACGTTCGGCGGTTCATGCGCCAACCTGGAGTCTTGGGCGACATGCTCTTGACCGGGCTGCGGGCTCTGCACGAAGTAAACCCCCATTTCGGTGGAATTGGAAGGAACTGCCTCATGCACCGCTAGCGCTGGCGCTTTGGTTGGTGCGAGTTCTCCGCGCAATTGGGTTCTGTCAGCTTTCGGGGCAAGTTGCGCAGCGGACAGGCGTCTGGCTGCCATTAGCTGTATCAGGCGGCGGAGATCAGGCCCCGAAGCGCGGCCACGCGCTGGACGTGGATAACCCGCCGACGGGCGAGCGAGATGGTCTGGTTGATGTAGCAGGTCGGGTGGAGGAAGTTGCGGATCTCATCAAAGGCTCGGCAGAAGCGATGAGCCGCATCGAAGTTCTTGAAGCCGCGCATTGACCGGTAGCGTCCTTTTATTCCCCGGTGATCTTGCTCAATCACGTTGTTTTTGTACTGACTGGTGCGGTGGTCGACGTCCGTGCCGAGTTCCTCGGTGATGGCCCTGGGATAGCTGGTATGGCCGTCGGTGGTGACCTGCTCAGGCTCGACCTGGGTGACCGACTTGGCCGAGCGGAGGAACGCCTTGGCGGCGGCGAGATCGCGGGTCTCGCTCAGGTAGACGTCGACCAGATTGCCGTCGCGGTCGATCGAGAGTGTCAGGAATTTCGTGTGATGGCGGGCGGTTTCGCATGATCAGGCGAATGCCTTTGTGAAGCGCTCACCGAAGAGGACGGCGAACTGAGCCTTTGCCATGGCCCATTCGCGTGCCGGCATGGTCCACTGTTTCTCGGTCCTGTGCAAGACCAGGAAGATCAGCTTCAGGGCGGCATCGTCAGTCGGGAAGTGGCCTCGGGCGCGAACGGCCCGGCGGAGCTTGGCATTCAAGGATTCGATGGCGTTGGTGGTGTACAGGATGCGCCGGACCTCGGCCGGGAAGGCGTAGAACGGCACCACCTCGTTCCAGGCGCGGCGCCAGCACGGGCTGATGGCCGGATACTTGCGTCCCCAGGCGCTGTCCTCGAAGGCTTCCAGCGCGGCCTCGGCGGCCGTGGCGTCGATCGCCCGGTAGATGTCCTTCAGGGCGGCTGCGACGGCCCGGCGGTCCTTCCAGGAGACGAACTCCAGGCTGTTGCGCAGCAGGTGCACGATGCAGGTCTGGACCATGGCCTGCGGGAACACCGCCTGGATGGCGTCGGGAAAGCCCTTCAGCCCGTCGACCACGGCGATCAGGATGTCCTCCACGCCGCGGTTGCGCAGCTCGTTCAGGACACGCAGCCAGAACTTGGCGCCCTCGTTCTGCTCCAGCCACAGGCCGAGGATCTCCTTGGTGCCGTCGGCCCGCACACCGAGGGCCACGTGGACGGCCTTGTTGCGGACCAGTCCCTCGTCGCGGACCTTGACCCGCAGGGCGTCGAAGAACACCAGCGGGTAGACCGGCTCCAGCGGCCGGGCCTGCCAGGTGGCGATCTCGTCCAGCACGGCGTCGGTCACGGCGCTGATCAGGTCGGGCGAGACCTCCACGCCGTAGAGTTCGCGCAGGTGCCCGACGATCTCCCGGACGCTCATGCCGCGGGCATACATCGATACGATCTTGTCGTCAAAGCCGGGAAAGCGCCGCTGGTACTTGGCGATGAGCTGCGGATCGAAGGTCGCCCGCCGATCGCGCGGGATCTCCAGCTCCAGCTTGCCGGTGTCGCTCAGCACCGTCTTGCGGCCGTAGCCGTTCCGGCCGTTGCCGGCCTCGTCCTCGCCGGCGAGATGATGGTCCATCTCGGCATTCAGCGCCCGCTCGGCAAGCGCCTTCTTCAGGCCGTCCAGAAGGCCGTTCGGATCGAACGCGCTCTTCGCGTCGGACACGGCAAGAAGTTGGTCGAGCAGGGCGTCAGGGATGACGGGTGGTTTGCGACGAGCCATGCGGGATCTCCTTTTCTCCCAGTATGCCCGCCCTCACACGAAATTCCTGACACTCTCCGGTCGACGCCCGGTACAGATAGCACCACTCACCGGCGACTTTGACGTAGGTCTCATCGATGTGCCAGCACCGGCCGGCTTTGCCGGCCCGGCGCTGGCGCAGGCCCTCGGTGAGCAGTGGGGCCAGCCTGGCTTCCCAGTCGCGCACCGCCTCGTGGGTGAACACCAGGCCCCGGATCAGAAACATTTCGGCAAGGTCGCGCAAGCTCAGCTTGTAGCGCAGCCTCCAGAAGACCACGAGAAACACGATGTCGGTCGGGACCTGGACCCGGTTCAATGCCGTGCCGGTCCGTTCATTGTATCGCCGCCCGCATTCCCGGCAGCGGAATCGCCGGAAGCCATGGACAGTTCGCTCTTCCCGCTCGGTGGTCGACGACGAGTGGCAGTGCGGGCAGTTCATGGCGGCTCTCTTGATCACTCAAAACGGGGGCCCGGGAACCTATCCGTCAACGTCGCTCTCGGCAAGCTGCCCTGAGATCTGACAGAACCGATAGGCCCACTGCATCTATGCTGAGCTCGCTGCACCAACGCCCATCCCCGTCCCATACCCGCCAGCCACCCGCCTCCGCAAGCCCCGGAGCTCAAGTTGACGGTACCTTCAGAACAGCTGAAACAAAACCGCTTTAGGATCATTCATTATGCAAATTTAATATAAAAATATAAGTCTAATAGATTAATCCTATTTATTATTATTTGAAAACCGATATAGGCTCTATACAACATTCGTCTGCAGGTTAATTTCATACAAAGTAATCTGAGCTTTTGGTTCTTTGTTGTTTTGGAGGAAGCTAATGCCGACCGGACATGAAGTCCTCAAACTTGCTAGAACGCGCATCGGTCAGGATTACGTTAATGTATGTGTCCCAAAAAACAATTCTAACTGGCAAGGCCCGTGGGACTGTGCTGAATTCGTATCCTGGCTCATATATCAAGTAGGTGGCTTTCTATATGGTTGCACAAATAATGCTGGAAACCCAGCGACGACAGAAGCCTATACTGGCGCGTGGAAGCGAGACTCGCAGAAGATCGGCATCCGTATCGACTGGCAAGTTGCTATTGCGACGGAGGGGGCGATGCTGCTGCGTTATCCTCCCACTGAGGGAGCAATGGGGCATATAGCAGTTAGCGATGGAAAAGGTGGCACAGTCGAAGCTAAAGGAAAACAGTTTGGTGTGTGCGTTGACAGGTCTTCTGGTCGAAATTGGGATACTGGCGTACTAGTTCCAGGCTTTGATTATGTTCCTGCGAACCAAGGGATCGCTATCGACGGAGTAGAACTCCTTTACATGATCGGTATGCCGAATATGCGGCGTGAAGTTGTTCGAGCTATTCAACGCGCACTCGCCGATGCCGGCTTTAATCCCGGTCCGATTGACGGCATCTATGGCCACAACACAGCTGCTGCTGTTGCAGCTTTCCAAGCGACTAATGGGTTAGTTGTGGACGGACAAGTAGGTATGCAGACGGCTATTCGGCTAAAGGTTGATTTAACTGTTTAATGGGAAACGCTCTTGGGATCAAGTGTGTTGGACGATAAAGGCTTATGCTCGGCGCCGAAGCGAGTCAAAGTAGTTGTCGCCCTTCTCATGCGCGGTGTCACGCTCCGGGCTGAGTGTAACGGCGGCGATGGGTCGCACGTCGCGCCTGTTCATCGGCGCGAATTCGTGGTCCGGGCGTGCTGTTAGAGGGTGTGCCGTTCCGCGAGGATCTGCCGGTCCCGTGAGCGGTTACACCCGAGTTGCCCAGGCAACCCGACTTGCCGCCAACTTGACAATATCAGTTGACTTGGCCTGGGCGGTGAGCATGGAAGGAACCGTGGATTGCGGGTACTGTGCGGTACGCCTTGCCGGCGGAAGCCGAGAGGATTACCGCACCGCGCCGGGAGAGGCAATGACGGTGTGGGAAGTCAGGTTACATGCGGCCCCGAAGTCGGGCGTCCTCACCCGGGCCTTCCGGGTGAGGACGCCCGCCGGATCGATCAGGGCACCCGACCATCAGCGGCGCAGGTACCCGTCGAGAATCGAGAGGGTCTTCTGCCAGCCCGGAGCCGATCGAAACCGATCCTGCGCCTCTTCCAGCCCGGTGCGGATATCCGCCCGGAATGCCGGATCCAGATCGCCGCGCGGCAGCCAGGAACCAAGGACGGTCACGGAATTGTAGACCAGGTTGCCGTTGTTCGACTCCTTCAACTGGGAGAACAGCAGCTCCCCGGTGCGTTTCAGCGACTCCGGATCGACGAGGCTGTTGAGGAGCAGAGCGGCGGTCTTGCGCATGGTATCATCCGAATGGCCCAGGAGCTTGACGACCGCTTCCGCCCCGTCCTGCGGAAGCTTGACGTCGGCGGGAGCCATGAGCGCCAGCGCCGTGACCGCGCCGAGTTGGATACGGTATGTGGGATTCGGCGCTGTCAGGGCCGCGATGAGGGCGGGAACCGCAGGGGCGCCGATACGCGCAAGCTCGCTGCGTGCCAAGCGCCGCTGCTCGCCGTCCAGCTGGCTGATCAGCGCGCCGACCTCGTCCGGATTGGGCTCCGGCAGGTTGGCGACGGCGTTGGCGGCCGCCTGCTGCAGCTCGTTCTTGATCGGGAGGACGCCTGCCGAGGTGGTATCGAACGCAGGAGCCGTGGTGATCTGACCGGACGGTTCTTGGTCCGATGCCGATATGGCTTGCTTGACGACGAGGTCATCCAGGGCGGCATTCAGGCGTCCGTTCAAGTCAATCATCTCCTTGTCGGTCGGCTCTTCCGCAAGTTGTGACCGCGCGAGGGCCTTGACAATGCTGTCGCGGAGCCGCTGGCGGAGCTCCGGGTTGTCGGAAGGAATGTTCATGCCGAGGATGGAGCGAGCCACCTCCTTCCGGATGCCGATGCTGGCGGTGGTCGCCATGATCTGGTCGAGAGCGTTCAACGCGGCACTCTTGATGCCCTGATCGCCGGTCCGCTGCGCGAACGGAACCCACAATGCCAACTCGCGCTTTTCAGCCCCGATGTCGGCAAGCATGTCGTCGTTGTTTGAGAGCAAGGCAAAGTAGAGTGGAAGTTTGTGAATGGATTCTTCTTGCTTTGAATCAAGCTTTCCATCGTCGTCTATCGACGCGTCAGTCCGTATCTTCATCAGGGAGATCGTGATCCTGGCCTTGGCCTGATCTTTCAATGTAGAGTCTTTGACATGCTGGTTGATGTTGGCAACCATGTCGTCGATGATCTTGGTTCGGCCGACGCGTTGATCCAGAGCGCTTTGCAACCTTTCCTGCTCATGGCTGAGCTGCCATTGGATCACGCCCAGGATGATGGTAACGATCGGCGTAAGGACGGCGATCACGTCCTTGAACCGTTCCCAAGTGAACCAGGAATGCCGCGTCCCGCCACTGGGACCCGCCCCCGCCCCGGTCGGTTCATGCCGTTGCGGATTGTCCGGGTTAGACATCGTCGGCCTCCCACGCCCTGATCAGTCGCTGTCCAGGTTTTCTGCCCATGCCGGTGGCTCCGCCGGCTTCATGCGAGGCCGTTCGAGCGGAACCAAGCGGCGCGCCCAAGAACGTCCCGGCTGTAGTTCCTGCCGGTCGTGATGCCGTCGATCACCTCTGCCGCAGCCGGCAAGAGCTTCCTGACGCCCTCGTAGCCGGCGTTGTAAGCCGCCAGAGCAGCGGCGGTCGCCGCGAAATCGTCCATGCCGGGAAAGTCCGCGCGTATCCGAGCCAGGTTTTCGGCCAGCAGCGCCGTGCCATAGTGGATGTTGGCGGCGGGATCCTCCCAGCCTGACGCGCGCGCGAAGGGGTGCCAGTCCCAATCGATCTGCAACAGCCCGCGGCCGAAGCCCCGGCCATCCGGCGGCAGCCCTCCGGTCCGGTCGCCCCGCGGGTTGCGCGCCATGAAGTCGCCGGTGCCTTCCGGGCCTGTCGGCTTCAAGCTGCGCCCCCAGGCGGACTCCCGCGAGCCGAGACCCGCGATCAACGCCGTGCCTGTCCCGTGCTTTGCCGCCGCGGCGTCGATGATCGCCCGGAAGGCTCCTAACGCCTCAAGGTCGCGGCGCAACTCGGCGAGCTGTCCGGGGCTGAGGCTGACATCCGGCAGGATCGCCGCAGGACCGGCCGCCGGCACCGGCGCGTCGTGCCAGGGCATCCCGTGGGGGCGTATGACGGCGTGAAGGCTGCTGCGCCGGTTGATCGGCCAGTAGCGAACCTTGGCGCCCTGTTGCAGCGCGACCTCCTCGGTCCGGGTCGTCTCGTCGCCGCCGCCGGCCTCGATCATCTGCGTGGCATCGACACAGATACCGACATGATGGATCCGGCTCTCCGTGCCGAAGAAGGCGAGGTCGCCGAGGTCGGCGGCTTGGCCTTGCTCCAGCTTGCGTCCTCGTCCGGATGCGCCGAAGTGGCTGAAAAGCTCGTGCGCCGTCTGGTCGCCCGGCGGGTCGAGACCGAGGCCGGAAAGGGCATACTGGGCGAAACCCGAACAGTCATACGACTCGGGGCCGTCGGCGCCCCAGATGTATGGCTTGCCCAGCTTGAGTTCGAGACGCTGGAGGAAGGCTTGACGGGCAGATTCGGTGTGTCGCACCTCGCTCAACTCAGCTCCGACGGCTGCATTCAGGGACGGGCCGGCGACCAGGCAACGGAGCGTCCAGAGACCGTCCGGTTGCGGGATCGTTTCAGGAATGCCCCGGTCGAGGTCGCGGCAGATGAAGATATCGTCCTGCAGCTGTGACCATTTCCTGTTGCGGAGTGTGTAGCGCGTCGGCATGTGGCGTCACCCATTAGAGCTTGAGTTCTTCAGCGATCTTGCGGCGCAGGTCGGCGTAGATTCGGTCGCGGAGTACCGGGGTGAAATGCTGGACATCCAGATCCGGTGCGACTTTTTGCAGGGCCGCTCTGAATTTATCCACGTTTCCCGGCTGCTTAATGAAGGCGATCAGCCGGTCCTGAACCGCTTCATCCGCTGCGGTCGTTCCGGTTTGGATCAGTACGTCGCGGATACCGATGCCGATTTCCGGCGGTACTCCGGATTGCAGTGTCAATGCCTCGGGGTTGGCCCGCTGTACGGCCTTCGTCACCTGCGTCTCGATCGAGGCGGGTAGACAGAAGGAGATGTAGCGCTGGATCGCCCAGAACGCCGTGGGACGGTTCCTGTACTGGCCTGACTCCAGTTCGATCAAATAGACTGCCTGCATGGTCTTGACGAGGCTCCGCACGGCGGAGGGATCGAGACTGTAGAGAAGACCGCTGCCGATGTTCTCCGTCGTCGCCGTCGCCAGCCCGAACCCCACCGCCGTGATTGCGATGGCCTCCGCCGCGGCGTTCGCGATGCCCAGGATTGCGGCCGTCGCCGTTCCGGCCAAGCCGATCTGGTTGATGGTACGATCTTTTGCGCGGTCTACCCAAAAAAGCGCATTCATGTAGCGTTCACATTTCTGGTCGGCGAGCGCGATTCCCGCCCAAACGATCGGGGGCCATTGCTCGGGCGTGAGATCTGTGGTGCGTTTGCAACCAGCTGGGGATTCCGCGATCTCGTAGCCGTCCTTATCGAGCTTGCAAGGTAGGATATTGGCCGACAGCATGAGGTCGCGGAGGACCTTCTGCTGATTCTCGACGTAGCTCGTCACTTCGACAGCCGGAAGCTCCATACCGCCGCCATCGAGGAGGCCCCGCAGGTCTTCGGTCCGCTGGCAACCGGTCGTCAATAGGGCTATCGTGCTTGCAACTGCGACACCTAGCCAATCGGATCTGCGTGTCGAACCGGAGGTCGCTGCATCCGCCTTGCTGGCTGATTGGACTGCGTCGGCAGATTTCAAGAACAACCGTTCAAGCATGGGGTATAGTGGATTGAGTCGTGTCGCTGCGGTGACCGAGACTGATCTATTTGTTTTAATACTGGCGCGTATCGACGTCCTTCTACTAAGAAATATTGAAAAACATTGGCTGATTGATGTTGAAGGGGAGCATTTATTGTTTTGACTGCAAGACATCATATTAGTTTCCTATGATTAAAAATTCATGATCAATAATAATATTTGGCAAAAAGTCGGAAATGACTCGGCCTATTAGGTGCATATACTCGTCCGATAGAAGTTCAAACTTGCATAGCCCTAAGTAGTAATGCGAAATATATTAATTAACAAATTTGGCTGTAATTGGTTGTATGGGTGTTTGGTGTCAAGCCGGTAATCATTGTCGGGCTCCGTCAGTTCGGTTGTGCTACAGGGCTGGAAGAGCAAGTCAAGGTAGTTGTCGCCTGTGTCATGCGGCCGCGCCGGTCTTTTGCTTGGCGCGGGGTGCGGCTGTGATGGCGGCGTCCCGCTCCGGATTGAGGGTGACGGCGCCGATGGGCGACCAGTTGCGCGTCCTCCCGCTCTACCGGCTCGGGTTGCGCTCCTTGGCGCGCCGGTAAAGGTCGTGACGGGCGGCCGGGATCTCGCGGTCTCGCCTGGCGTGGCGCTGGGCGGGGGTGACGTATCGGATGCCGCCGTGGCGGTGCTCGTCGTTGTACCAGCCGACGAAGGCCTTGCCCAGGCACGGGCCTCGTCGAGGCCGGCGAACCCGTGGGCGGGCAACTCGATTGTGGCAGCCCAGCGGATGGCGCGGCCGAGGCGGCAGTAGCACGACCATCCGCTCCCACAAACCATCCGGGATCCGCCAGCCACTGTCCTGAATCATCTGACCCATCGCTCTCCTCCAAAGCTGAGGGGCTTCGAAAAAGCAACAGTCAGGCCGCCAAATCCTCCCTACCGGGATAGGCTCTTAAGCGTCGTCAGAGGCAGCATCTTGAGCCCAGACAAATCAGCTTTGGGTAGTCTTGTCACCACCTCCGAGCGGCGCACTTGTCTGCTGGATTTCCTTCGGAGGCTGCGGCCCCGTCTTCTCCAGCAGGTCGGGAACCAATCGCTCGAGGAAACCGGCTACGAAGCCCACGACCAGAACTGCTTGCCATGACATGCCTAGCCCGATTATCCGCATACCACCCACCGTAATCTCGGGCAAAATGCCGGAGGTGAGGCCCATGAGCAGAAAGCCTGCGCAGATCATGCCGATGGTCAGCCTTAACGCGCCTTCGGCGACGTTGCTCCACCGGTATAGATCGATCGCTACCGTCCGGTTGCGGATACCAATGCCTATTGACAGCAGCGCCCCGACGATGCCCGCTCTGCCCGCGAGCCATAGATTGTCCGCTGGATTATTGAAAGGCAAAAGACTGTATTGGACTTGGGAGAGGACGGCGATGCCAAGTAACGCGCAGATTGCAGCCCATACGAGATACTGAATACGGCCATCGGCACTACGCTGTAGGAGGGCATCCGCATATGCCTTTGCCAATATGTTCTTGGCCGTATCGTCGCAATCATCCTCAAGGCACTGGTGCAATGCTGTGGCCATTCGCTGATCGTAACTGGCGCGCTTCGCTTCAGGCATGCCCTCCAGCAGTGCATTGAGGTCCGCCTTGCCGGTACCGAGAGCCAGAATGTCCTTCCGTTGGGTCTTTGCTAATCCCTCGTCGTCCGAGAATTGGATCATGACTTCGCCACCAGACTTGTAGATGGCGTACTCGTCGCGTTGCTTAACATAGACTTTAGTAATCTTTTGGTCGCGCATGTCGAACCTGCCGCAAGCGACCACGGCGACACGATCCACCTTTTTCCGTGGGTTGGCAGCGAACTCAGCTTCTACCCTCGCCAGTTCTGTCGTTCGGCGCGCCCTGCGCTCGGCTTCACTTTCCGCGTCCTCCCGCAATGCGTCAGCCTCGCGCCGTGCCCGAGCGGCCTCAGCACGGGCGAAGGCAACGTCTGCCGCTGCTTGGTCGGCCTCCAGCTTAAAGAATTCAGCCTCAGCCCTCGCTTCTGCGGCGTTCCTGACGGCCGTCTCGGCCTGTACGCGTGCGAGGTCGGCGTCAGCCTTCGCAGCTGCGGCTTTGCTCAACGCATCTGCCACCGCGCTACCTGCTTCCATAGCCCGTTGGAGACTGTCCTTGACAAAAGGACACGTTTTTGGAAATCCGTCACATTCCTGCAGGATGAGATCTTTCGCATCAGTCAAATCTATATTGGTACTGATACTGTCTGACTGTGCTCCTGCATCGTCATCCGTTATCATCTCATCGGCGGATCTGTTATTTTCGCTTGCATTGTCCTCTGGCATTTTCAATCCTCCTTTTTACCAGGCATCTGGCGATTACATACCAGATGTTTACGTCAAGAAGTTAGTTGTGAACGGACTCTAGAAGGATTGTAACTATGTCTAGCATCTAATCGCTATTATTTTTATCCGGATTGTATTGATCTGCATCATTTCTCTCTCGGTTCCTGAAGCGCATGTTGACCGAGAAACTACGCGCTTGATGTCTAGGAAGAATTTCTAAAACTCGTGATCGATGGTGTCGACCTGCTGCAGCAGCCCATTTGCATCCTCATGCGACTCTGTCGCCACTAACCTGACAGTCGCGACCGGCAGGCCGGGAGCTTTGAACGAAAGTCGATAAACTCCTTCTGTTTCAAGCGAAGGAAGACTCAGTTGGATGCTTTTGCTTTCGCTGGCAATCGGCGGGAGCTGCGTGTCGTAAACTACTGCGCCGGACTTCAATTCAATCAGCTTCACCTGCCCGGAGACATTCTTCAGGGAAAAGGTGGCCGCCAGAGTGACCGGCACACGATCCCTTGGCCGTATGTCCCGCCAAGTCGGGAAGAGCTGCAGAACTGGCGGTATCGCCCTGGACGGCTGCTCCAGAATCTCGCGCAGGTGGGCGTGCAGCAGCACATCCCCGACGATGCCCACATGGTCGGAAGCGTACCTGCTGCTGGGCAGATGTGAAAACCGTTGGGGCAAAGCGCTCCAAAGCGGTACCGTGCCATCTCCTGGCTCGGTCATCCCGTCGATGACGCCCGATGCGTTGATGCGCAGCTGGCCGATCGTGTTATGTTTGTCGCCGACGGCCAGATAATAAGCAACGCTATTGGGCGTATCGAAATGGCCAAGAATTTTATGGACGCGCTCCAGCGCCTTGATCCCGCTCCCCTGCAAATTGAATTTGGCGGCGGTCTCGACGAGAGAATTGGGGCTCCCGCCTGTCTCGTCGTAACAGTCGTATCCGGGAGCCGGAAGAAGTTGATATCCGCTCGGAAACTTCTCCGGATTGGACCCGAGCATTTTCATATTGCCGCCTGACATGAAAAAGCTGGAAAGGCCATTCTGCCCCACAAGCCGCAGGAGAGCTAGAGGAGCTCCCAAGTGAGGGACGGCGATTGCGACGAATTTTGTAATACGTCCGAACCAAGCTTCGTCATCGTGGCGGCCCGATTCAAGCAGCAAGCGTGAGATAAGTCCTCCCATGCTATGGCCGATCAGGACAATTTCATTGCCGTCATCTATCCTGTTCAGGAACTTGGCTAAAAGATCGCTCTGCTGTATCAGGTCCAGGC
This window harbors:
- a CDS encoding prepilin peptidase, whose amino-acid sequence is MSVSPGYTAPGIRNCPTASWGGPQAVPSCRPGTGEEPHEQANGMTFSAGMYLTIIALSLTAGGLISVGLGQLPTDDRSPNDPPDRSFASAAAASLGAAFWSCAVLPEPLSWAGCALGWVLIAAAMSDLRHYWLPDPLILPLVPAGLVVSWLTTGAVTAQGIGVVAGYASVSAIRRIYRMLRGREGIGLGDAKLLAAAGAWVGWAGLPSVVLIAAVTALSVSFVSSCSRCCGTGDAPIAFGPYLALGFWIVWLHGPLQIG
- a CDS encoding type II secretion system minor pseudopilin — protein: MALLSVLWTIMLLALIATNATTNSRTSVALARNHLISAQAEATADAGVHLAILALLDPQGVRILPEDGTPFDIPVGGGTVVLSVQDEAGLLNLNYATAEELARLMTATGMTPAEGVLLARAITSFRRPGPGSSTAWAQAAPGMGDPGASGNRFFDVVEELQQVDGITPAVYRRILPYVTADSRLSRLDPDVASDEVVYAVTGFMRAELDRILTADPRPAREAPSENALRNGDTGYGRDLRGRGSATRERIAPSEREVFVIRAQAATPGGGRYVRVARIYCSRDPELPYRVLGWTTGRPIVPTRNG
- a CDS encoding DDE-type integrase/transposase/recombinase; amino-acid sequence: MTLSIDRDGNLVDVYLSETRDLAAAKAFLRSAKSVTQVEPEQVTTDGHTSYPRAITEELGTDVDHRTSQYKNNVIEQDHRGIKGRYRSMRGFKNFDAAHRFCRAFDEIRNFLHPTCYINQTISLARRRVIHVQRVAALRGLISAA
- a CDS encoding IS256 family transposase, which gives rise to MARRKPPVIPDALLDQLLAVSDAKSAFDPNGLLDGLKKALAERALNAEMDHHLAGEDEAGNGRNGYGRKTVLSDTGKLELEIPRDRRATFDPQLIAKYQRRFPGFDDKIVSMYARGMSVREIVGHLRELYGVEVSPDLISAVTDAVLDEIATWQARPLEPVYPLVFFDALRVKVRDEGLVRNKAVHVALGVRADGTKEILGLWLEQNEGAKFWLRVLNELRNRGVEDILIAVVDGLKGFPDAIQAVFPQAMVQTCIVHLLRNSLEFVSWKDRRAVAAALKDIYRAIDATAAEAALEAFEDSAWGRKYPAISPCWRRAWNEVVPFYAFPAEVRRILYTTNAIESLNAKLRRAVRARGHFPTDDAALKLIFLVLHRTEKQWTMPAREWAMAKAQFAVLFGERFTKAFA
- a CDS encoding peptidoglycan-binding domain-containing protein, whose amino-acid sequence is MPTGHEVLKLARTRIGQDYVNVCVPKNNSNWQGPWDCAEFVSWLIYQVGGFLYGCTNNAGNPATTEAYTGAWKRDSQKIGIRIDWQVAIATEGAMLLRYPPTEGAMGHIAVSDGKGGTVEAKGKQFGVCVDRSSGRNWDTGVLVPGFDYVPANQGIAIDGVELLYMIGMPNMRREVVRAIQRALADAGFNPGPIDGIYGHNTAAAVAAFQATNGLVVDGQVGMQTAIRLKVDLTV
- a CDS encoding HEAT repeat domain-containing protein, whose amino-acid sequence is MSNPDNPQRHEPTGAGAGPSGGTRHSWFTWERFKDVIAVLTPIVTIILGVIQWQLSHEQERLQSALDQRVGRTKIIDDMVANINQHVKDSTLKDQAKARITISLMKIRTDASIDDDGKLDSKQEESIHKLPLYFALLSNNDDMLADIGAEKRELALWVPFAQRTGDQGIKSAALNALDQIMATTASIGIRKEVARSILGMNIPSDNPELRQRLRDSIVKALARSQLAEEPTDKEMIDLNGRLNAALDDLVVKQAISASDQEPSGQITTAPAFDTTSAGVLPIKNELQQAAANAVANLPEPNPDEVGALISQLDGEQRRLARSELARIGAPAVPALIAALTAPNPTYRIQLGAVTALALMAPADVKLPQDGAEAVVKLLGHSDDTMRKTAALLLNSLVDPESLKRTGELLFSQLKESNNGNLVYNSVTVLGSWLPRGDLDPAFRADIRTGLEEAQDRFRSAPGWQKTLSILDGYLRR